A region from the Eptesicus fuscus isolate TK198812 chromosome 1, DD_ASM_mEF_20220401, whole genome shotgun sequence genome encodes:
- the BEX5 gene encoding protein BEX5, with product MENVPKECKGGEQAPVQNEEEARPLGGGEVQEPGGNIREGWAPPAQDIREDMPNRLVNNIDMIDGDADDMERFMEEMRELRRKIRELQLRYSLRILIGDPPHHDHHDEFCLMP from the coding sequence ATGGAAAATGTCCCCAAGGAATGCAAAGGAGGTGAGCAGGCTCCAGTGCAGAATGAAGAAGAAGCCCGCCCTTTGGGAGGTGGTGAAGTCCAGGAGCCTGGAGGAAATATTAGAGAGGGTTGGGCTCCACCTGCCCAGGATATTAGAGAGGATATGCCCAATAGGCTTGTCAATAACATTGATATGATAGATGGAGATGCAGATGATATGGAACGGTTCATGGAAGAGATGAGAGAGCTAAGGAGGAAAATTAGAGAGCTTCAGTTGAGGTACAGTCTGCGCATTCTTATAGGAGATCCCCCTCACCATGACCATCATGATGAGTTTTGCCTTATGCCCTGA